In Prosthecochloris sp. GSB1, the following proteins share a genomic window:
- a CDS encoding YXWGXW repeat-containing protein, translating into MKNGKIALVLLCLFMALPLESCVVARPAQPGPGFVWVAPRTVPGGVIVPGHWAYRGKPYRNKAWVPGHYNPRGKWVPGHWKTLRPPRKNAVWVPGHWSRNGHWMEGHWRYR; encoded by the coding sequence ATGAAAAACGGCAAGATCGCGCTGGTACTGCTGTGCCTGTTCATGGCGCTCCCGCTTGAATCCTGCGTCGTCGCGCGCCCGGCACAGCCAGGCCCCGGTTTCGTCTGGGTCGCCCCGAGAACCGTTCCCGGAGGAGTGATCGTTCCCGGCCACTGGGCCTACAGAGGCAAGCCCTACAGGAACAAGGCGTGGGTGCCCGGCCATTACAACCCTCGCGGTAAGTGGGTGCCGGGGCACTGGAAAACGCTGCGCCCCCCGAGGAAAAACGCCGTGTGGGTCCCCGGTCACTGGAGCCGCAACGGGCACTGGATGGAAGGCCATTGGCGCTACCGCTGA
- a CDS encoding rhomboid family intramembrane serine protease — translation MSYHDQPYSPGGFQVMPPAIKTIILVNVAVFFLQFFSPLAPFLQFFGALWPVASSGDYQFQIWQLVSYMFMHGGLAHILFNMFALWLFGTEIENYWGTKEFTTFYFVCGIGAALINLMTTVGSQYPTVGASGAIFGVLLAFGMMFPDRYIFLYFLFPIKAKYFVAGYAALELFSGINNSAMGSQSNIAHFAHLGGMAVGFVYIKIRQQGWSLTDWAEKLASKNEAVKGKGPKLHSKTEDRNVSETEIDEILDKISREGYESLTKEEKMKLLKAGDR, via the coding sequence ATGAGCTATCACGACCAGCCTTACAGCCCGGGCGGCTTCCAGGTAATGCCCCCGGCAATAAAAACGATCATACTCGTCAACGTCGCCGTATTTTTCCTTCAGTTCTTCAGTCCGCTCGCGCCGTTCCTGCAGTTCTTCGGAGCTCTCTGGCCCGTGGCGTCGTCGGGCGATTACCAATTCCAGATCTGGCAGCTCGTCAGCTACATGTTCATGCACGGGGGGCTGGCGCACATCCTTTTCAACATGTTCGCCCTCTGGCTGTTCGGCACGGAAATAGAGAACTACTGGGGCACGAAGGAATTCACCACCTTCTACTTCGTCTGCGGCATCGGAGCCGCGCTCATCAACCTGATGACCACCGTGGGAAGCCAGTACCCAACCGTCGGCGCTTCGGGTGCGATTTTCGGCGTGTTGCTCGCCTTCGGCATGATGTTCCCCGACCGCTACATCTTCCTCTACTTCCTGTTCCCCATCAAGGCGAAGTACTTCGTGGCCGGATACGCCGCGCTCGAACTCTTCTCCGGCATCAACAACTCGGCCATGGGAAGCCAGAGCAACATCGCGCATTTCGCTCACCTCGGCGGCATGGCCGTGGGGTTCGTCTACATCAAGATCCGCCAGCAGGGCTGGTCGCTCACGGACTGGGCGGAAAAATTGGCATCGAAAAACGAGGCCGTCAAAGGCAAGGGGCCGAAACTCCACAGCAAAACGGAGGACAGGAATGTCTCCGAGACGGAAATCGACGAGATCCTGGACAAGATTTCTCGGGAAGGGTATGAATCCCTGACAAAGGAAGAAAAAATGAAGCTCCTCAAGGCGGGAGACCGTTGA
- a CDS encoding YkvA family protein, producing MNSTRKKAFERARKKAESILRDPAKTKEIVNSALNKAASAKKGTQFDEIAAKFHALVRLVRSYIAREYKVVPWQTIILGVTALVYFVTPFDAIFDFIPLLGFADDVAVLTAVFSSINHELDKFIEWENSRIADAPPEPVPTVEADYVEVKEG from the coding sequence ATGAACTCGACCAGAAAGAAAGCGTTCGAACGCGCAAGAAAAAAAGCCGAGTCGATCCTCAGGGATCCGGCAAAAACGAAGGAGATCGTCAATTCGGCGCTGAACAAGGCCGCATCGGCCAAAAAAGGCACGCAGTTCGACGAGATCGCCGCAAAGTTCCATGCCCTCGTGCGGCTCGTGCGCTCCTACATCGCCCGTGAATACAAGGTGGTCCCCTGGCAGACGATCATCCTGGGCGTTACGGCCCTTGTCTACTTCGTCACCCCGTTCGACGCCATCTTCGACTTCATCCCCCTCCTCGGTTTCGCCGACGACGTGGCCGTTCTCACGGCCGTCTTCTCCTCCATCAACCACGAACTCGACAAGTTCATCGAATGGGAAAACAGCCGCATAGCCGACGCACCGCCTGAACCCGTCCCGACTGTGGAAGCGGATTACGTGGAAGTGAAGGAGGGGTAA